The Calliphora vicina chromosome 3, idCalVici1.1, whole genome shotgun sequence genome contains a region encoding:
- the LOC135954716 gene encoding G-protein coupled receptor Mth2-like isoform X1, whose amino-acid sequence MHLNQLLFIILILYNFALHNVMGFFNCAYENTIKITKDDAFLPNGSYIYDNQTLVPPQLVANYDYEILYNGSRHKVPQHKRACICHLKPCVTLCSQDILKTYQYVKNNAISAALDIFSIKVTLANKSVVRQNIALDFAPIVLNKYCESSYMLSPETNKNYNWTLFENGTLLRHSDRVQMERSEYCFDLHMEKIGNDTFDLINPRICAIPKIMFSSLEKNNYWIQVLSIMFLSATIIAYFYQPGFQNLHGKLLITYAGNLLLSFAIFSFINLSQKTFERVPCLLMGYLNHYFQLSHYTWLAIICYDIWRTISDVQYKSSYHKYAKYGYPLPILMTLLAFAAQNININEALKPGISEDRCGLDVHKWSAAIYLFGPCLMILMYSLLCIILTLRIIGTNHYNLYLRFLQMLVICWFFDILSFVLHMKNLTTASAIIDYINSLQGLFIFITYFVLRNVQNKIRTTFRI is encoded by the exons atgcatttgaatcagttgctatttataatTCTGATTTTGTATAACTTTGCTTTGCACAATGTTATGGGATTTTTTAATTGTGCCTATGAGAATACAATTAAAATCACCAAGGACGACGCATTCTTACCAAATGGTTCCTATATTTACGATAATCAAACACTAGTACCTCCCCAACTAGTGGCCAATTatgattatgaaattttatataatggCAGCCGACATAAGGTACCTCAACATAAACGTGCCTGTATCTGCCACCTGAAACCATGCGTCACTTTGTGTTCCCAGGACATCTTAAAAACCTATCAGTATGTCAAAAATAATGCTATATCTGCTGCCTtggatatattttctattaaagtgACTCTAGCGAATAAAAGTGTTGTAAGGCAAAACATAGCCCTGGATTTTGCACCCATTGTATTGAACAAATATTGTGAATCATCATATATGCTTTCACcagaaacgaataaaaattacaacTGGACTTTGTTTGAG aATGGTACTTTATTGCGTCACAGCGATCGAGTTCAAATGGAAAGATCAGAATATTGTTTTGATTTGCACATGGAAAAAATTGGTAATGATACGTTTGATTTAATAAATCCCAGGATATGTGCTATACCCAAAATTATGTTTAGTTCTTTAGAGAAGAACAATTATTGGA TCCAAGTGCTTTCGATAATGTTTTTAAGTGCAACCATTATTGCATATTTCTACCAACCGGGATTCCAAAATTTGCATGGAAAACTTTTAATAACATATGCGGGCAATTTGTTGTTGTCCTTTGCTATTTTTAGTTTCATAAATCTTTCGCAAAAAACGTTTGAACGTGTTCCCTGTTTACTAATGG GatatttaaatcattatttCCAATTATCTCACTACACTTGGTTGGCTATAATTTGCTATGATATCTGGCGAACAATTAGTGATGTACAATACAAATCTTCATATCATAAATATGCGAAATATGGTTATCCTTTGCCAATTCTGATGACACTTTTGGCATTTGCTGctcaaaatataaacattaacGAGGCTTTAAAACCGGGTATAAGTGAAGACAGATGTGGTTTGGATG TTCATAAATGGTCGGCTGCTATATACCTATTTGGTCCCTGTTTAATGATTTTGATGTATAGTTTACTATGCATTATTTTGACCTTAAGAATAATTGGAACTAATCA TTACAACTTATATTTGCGTTTTCTTCAAATGCTGGTCATATGTTGGTTTTTCGACATTCTATCATTTGTATTACATATGAAGAATTTGACGACTGCTTCGGCTATAATTGACTATATTAATTCACTGCAG ggattatttatatttattacttaCTTTGTACTACGAAATGTACAGAATAAAATTAGAACAAC tttccgcatatga
- the LOC135954716 gene encoding G-protein coupled receptor Mth2-like isoform X2 gives MHLNQLLFIILILYNFALHNVMGFFNCAYENTIKITKDDAFLPNGSYIYDNQTLVPPQLVANYDYEILYNGSRHKVPQHKRACICHLKPCVTLCSQDILKTYQYVKNNAISAALDIFSIKVTLANKSVVRQNIALDFAPIVLNKYCESSYMLSPETNKNYNWTLFENGTLLRHSDRVQMERSEYCFDLHMEKIGNDTFDLINPRICAIPKIMFSSLEKNNYWIQVLSIMFLSATIIAYFYQPGFQNLHGKLLITYAGNLLLSFAIFSFINLSQKTFERVPCLLMGYLNHYFQLSHYTWLAIICYDIWRTISDVQYKSSYHKYAKYGYPLPILMTLLAFAAQNININEALKPGISEDRCGLDVHKWSAAIYLFGPCLMILMYSLLCIILTLRIIGTNHYNLYLRFLQMLVICWFFDILSFVLHMKNLTTASAIIDYINSLQGLFIFITYFVLRNVQNKIRTT, from the exons atgcatttgaatcagttgctatttataatTCTGATTTTGTATAACTTTGCTTTGCACAATGTTATGGGATTTTTTAATTGTGCCTATGAGAATACAATTAAAATCACCAAGGACGACGCATTCTTACCAAATGGTTCCTATATTTACGATAATCAAACACTAGTACCTCCCCAACTAGTGGCCAATTatgattatgaaattttatataatggCAGCCGACATAAGGTACCTCAACATAAACGTGCCTGTATCTGCCACCTGAAACCATGCGTCACTTTGTGTTCCCAGGACATCTTAAAAACCTATCAGTATGTCAAAAATAATGCTATATCTGCTGCCTtggatatattttctattaaagtgACTCTAGCGAATAAAAGTGTTGTAAGGCAAAACATAGCCCTGGATTTTGCACCCATTGTATTGAACAAATATTGTGAATCATCATATATGCTTTCACcagaaacgaataaaaattacaacTGGACTTTGTTTGAG aATGGTACTTTATTGCGTCACAGCGATCGAGTTCAAATGGAAAGATCAGAATATTGTTTTGATTTGCACATGGAAAAAATTGGTAATGATACGTTTGATTTAATAAATCCCAGGATATGTGCTATACCCAAAATTATGTTTAGTTCTTTAGAGAAGAACAATTATTGGA TCCAAGTGCTTTCGATAATGTTTTTAAGTGCAACCATTATTGCATATTTCTACCAACCGGGATTCCAAAATTTGCATGGAAAACTTTTAATAACATATGCGGGCAATTTGTTGTTGTCCTTTGCTATTTTTAGTTTCATAAATCTTTCGCAAAAAACGTTTGAACGTGTTCCCTGTTTACTAATGG GatatttaaatcattatttCCAATTATCTCACTACACTTGGTTGGCTATAATTTGCTATGATATCTGGCGAACAATTAGTGATGTACAATACAAATCTTCATATCATAAATATGCGAAATATGGTTATCCTTTGCCAATTCTGATGACACTTTTGGCATTTGCTGctcaaaatataaacattaacGAGGCTTTAAAACCGGGTATAAGTGAAGACAGATGTGGTTTGGATG TTCATAAATGGTCGGCTGCTATATACCTATTTGGTCCCTGTTTAATGATTTTGATGTATAGTTTACTATGCATTATTTTGACCTTAAGAATAATTGGAACTAATCA TTACAACTTATATTTGCGTTTTCTTCAAATGCTGGTCATATGTTGGTTTTTCGACATTCTATCATTTGTATTACATATGAAGAATTTGACGACTGCTTCGGCTATAATTGACTATATTAATTCACTGCAG ggattatttatatttattacttaCTTTGTACTACGAAATGTACAGAATAAAATTAGAACAACgtag
- the LOC135955858 gene encoding uncharacterized protein LOC135955858, whose amino-acid sequence MGCCGKSEEDTEACVRAENPAMEELCKKEQAKSKNMPYMWHPTVSNMQQIAYVRRLERQHEALQTSYFNLSSQMARLQFRIRQIIQAAPCDRAKLIDDLERVVFQEVDIAGQRNAQELPSLEQHNLEMGDIKKKQHMLIKNLRQQIGSFQQASDSLATEYQYHDQEKGKERTSSQKSLTKKPSKVISAKPSETKSRKSGGSEYFMNSASGSTETCSSVGRPYVSEVRSTSFKELRDMYQKGCTKSA is encoded by the coding sequence ATGGGTTGCTGTGGAAAATCAGAAGAAGACACTGAGGCTTGTGTACGGGCAGAGAATCCTGCAATGGAGGAGCTGTGTAAAAAAGAACAGGCCAAAAGTAAGAATATGCCCTACATGTGGCATCCAACAGTAAGCAATATGCAACAAATAGCCTATGTAAGACGCTTGGAACGACAGCACGAAGCTCTGCAAACTTCCTATTTCAATCTTAGTTCGCAAATGGCTCGCTTACAGTTTCGCATTAGACAGATTATACAGGCTGCTCCTTGTGATCGTGCCAAATTGATAGATGATCTAGAGCGTGTGGTTTTCCAAGAAGTTGATATTGCAGGCCAGAGAAACGCACAAGAGTTGCCGTCCTTGGAGCAGCATAATTTGGAAATGGGAGACATTAAGAAGAAACAACATatgttgataaaaaatttacGCCAACAAATTGGTAGCTTTCAACAAGCCAGCGATAGCTTAGCTACTGAATATCAATATCACGATCAAGAAAAGGGAAAAGAGCGAACGAGTTCTCAAAAGTCATTAACAAAGAAACCATCTAAAGTTATTTCAGCCAAACCATCGGAaacaaaatcaagaaaatcgggtggttcagaatattttatgaattcaGCCTCTGGATCAACAGAGACCTGTAGCAGTGTTGGTCGGCCGTATGTGAGTGAGGTGAGATCAACATCTTTCAAAGAGCTTAGAGATATGTATCAAAAAGGCTGCACTAAAAGTGCTTAG